In Chlorogloeopsis sp. ULAP01, the following proteins share a genomic window:
- a CDS encoding outer membrane protein transport protein: MQSLKLRFRFLLPTIALSVCSHPQVAQASGFALSEQSVKGLGNAFTGGAAAVDDASTIFFNPAGLTELEGSSVQGGAFYIAPTVRFKNQGSSLFNGTPLSGGEGGDAGVNAVVPNLYANWSISDRIKLGVGVNVPFALTTEYESNWVGRYQAVKSQLTTINVNPAIAAKLTDQLSIGAGVNLQYANAELSNAIDFGLIGLSAGLPTQPQSADGFVTVEGNDWSLGYNLGILYKPDKNTRIGLAYRSAITHQLRGEADFTVPTAAAALTQRGAFTDTDAKAELKLPDTLSLSIYQNVSPKFALMGDVTWTNWSRFDKLQIDYDNPAQPSTVQPENWRDTIRVGLGFNYQVLEQLTLRVGIAYDPTPVKDEYRTARIPDSDRTWLAVGASYQPSDSLSIDVGYAHLFVDDGSIEQASRTEGSLTGKYENQVDIVGVQLNWSF, encoded by the coding sequence ATGCAAAGCTTAAAATTACGATTTAGGTTTCTACTCCCAACAATTGCTTTAAGTGTCTGTTCTCATCCCCAAGTTGCTCAAGCTTCTGGGTTTGCCCTATCTGAACAAAGTGTGAAAGGTTTAGGTAATGCTTTTACTGGAGGAGCGGCAGCAGTAGATGATGCCAGTACAATCTTTTTCAATCCGGCAGGATTGACTGAATTAGAAGGTAGTTCTGTTCAAGGTGGTGCTTTCTATATTGCACCAACAGTCCGCTTTAAGAATCAAGGCTCATCATTATTTAATGGTACTCCCTTGTCTGGAGGTGAAGGTGGGGATGCAGGCGTAAACGCAGTAGTACCGAACTTATATGCAAACTGGAGTATTTCTGATCGCATTAAACTTGGTGTTGGTGTAAACGTGCCATTTGCACTGACAACAGAATATGAATCAAATTGGGTGGGACGTTATCAAGCAGTAAAATCCCAGCTTACAACTATTAATGTTAACCCAGCGATCGCAGCAAAGTTAACCGATCAACTTTCAATCGGTGCAGGCGTGAATCTACAATACGCTAATGCAGAACTTTCTAATGCGATTGATTTTGGATTAATTGGGCTGAGTGCTGGATTGCCAACACAACCCCAATCTGCCGATGGTTTTGTGACAGTGGAAGGTAACGATTGGAGCTTAGGCTATAACCTGGGTATTCTTTATAAACCTGACAAAAACACCCGGATTGGATTAGCGTATCGTTCTGCTATTACTCACCAACTTAGAGGAGAAGCAGATTTTACAGTTCCTACAGCTGCTGCCGCTCTTACCCAGCGTGGAGCATTCACAGATACAGATGCCAAAGCAGAATTAAAACTACCTGACACACTTTCTTTAAGTATCTATCAAAACGTTTCTCCCAAATTTGCCTTGATGGGAGATGTAACTTGGACAAACTGGAGCCGTTTTGATAAACTGCAAATCGACTATGATAACCCAGCCCAACCAAGTACAGTACAACCAGAGAATTGGCGAGATACGATCCGAGTCGGTTTGGGCTTCAACTATCAAGTTTTGGAGCAACTCACTTTACGGGTTGGGATTGCTTATGATCCTACTCCAGTTAAAGATGAGTATCGCACTGCCCGCATTCCAGATAGCGATCGCACTTGGTTAGCTGTGGGTGCCAGCTATCAACCTTCAGATTCTCTAAGTATAGATGTAGGCTATGCTCATTTGTTTGTTGATGATGGTTCAATTGAACAAGCAAGTAGAACTGAAGGAAGTCTCACAGGAAAGTACGAAAATCAAGTTGATATTGTAGGAGTGCAGTTAAACTGGAGTTTTTAA
- a CDS encoding metallophosphoesterase family protein has product MKLPPQLLTDPFLQLPTSTSVRVVWFTEFAGYEHMVSYGEHLTQTVFAKTSKLTRTREDQQSRVGSQTQDGQIYQYPVKRHIWRHEAEVINLTPDKKTSYRVTSVREDGESVSSNVFNLAPNPTPGTPLKILLTSDHQIKPMVAANLQKVVETIGQVDAVWFAGDLANIPDRASEWFDDNRGGAFFPCLQGRANYEMSYNNQKTNYTGGAIIQYAPMFTCIGNHEIMGRFAKEESLNAEFNDTIPRNVALHLYGEAFLKDNSFNTDTYEEIFTLPQSKEVGKTYYAVSFGDVRLVVLYATNMWRYSSSDDGHKGKYGEPETELNNPENWGYGQHIYEPIAKGSKQYDWLVQELNTLEFKQAKYKVVMLHHPPHTLGDNIIPAYTDPVQIIERDEGDKIKAVRYEYPKQADYIIRDVLPLLEAAGVQLVFFGHSHLWNRFYSSSGMHFIETSNVGNSYGAAYGDKKRKNLPLWHSQDYIAIGDPYGLEPVVPTIAPILNDDGQPMPYISSNDITAFSIFDTATGTVSSYRFDTRKPDGEVIKFDEFKLN; this is encoded by the coding sequence ATGAAATTGCCACCTCAGTTGCTCACCGATCCATTTTTGCAACTGCCAACCTCAACTTCTGTAAGAGTTGTATGGTTTACCGAGTTTGCTGGTTACGAACACATGGTTTCTTACGGTGAGCATTTGACTCAAACTGTCTTTGCCAAAACTTCTAAACTAACTCGCACTCGTGAAGATCAACAATCACGTGTGGGAAGTCAAACTCAAGATGGGCAAATTTATCAATATCCCGTTAAACGTCACATTTGGCGACACGAGGCTGAAGTAATTAACTTAACTCCTGACAAAAAAACTTCTTATCGAGTTACAAGTGTACGTGAAGATGGCGAAAGTGTTAGTAGTAATGTATTTAATCTTGCACCAAATCCTACTCCCGGCACACCATTGAAAATTCTCCTCACCTCTGATCATCAAATCAAGCCGATGGTGGCAGCCAATTTACAAAAGGTGGTAGAAACAATTGGGCAAGTAGATGCAGTTTGGTTTGCGGGTGACTTGGCAAATATCCCCGATCGCGCTAGCGAATGGTTTGATGATAATCGTGGTGGTGCGTTTTTTCCTTGTTTGCAAGGTCGTGCAAATTATGAAATGTCATACAATAACCAAAAAACAAACTATACAGGAGGAGCGATTATTCAATATGCACCAATGTTTACTTGCATTGGTAATCACGAGATTATGGGGCGCTTTGCTAAAGAAGAGAGTTTAAACGCAGAATTTAACGATACAATTCCCCGTAATGTTGCCCTACATTTGTACGGAGAAGCATTTCTAAAAGATAATTCTTTTAATACCGATACTTACGAAGAAATTTTTACCCTACCACAGAGTAAAGAAGTTGGAAAAACTTACTACGCAGTCAGCTTTGGTGATGTGCGTTTAGTTGTGCTATACGCTACAAATATGTGGCGTTATAGTAGTAGTGATGACGGACACAAGGGAAAATACGGCGAGCCGGAAACAGAATTAAATAATCCTGAAAATTGGGGTTACGGACAGCATATTTATGAGCCGATTGCCAAAGGTAGCAAACAGTACGACTGGTTAGTACAAGAACTCAACACTCTTGAGTTTAAACAAGCTAAGTATAAAGTGGTAATGCTGCATCATCCGCCCCATACTTTAGGAGATAATATTATACCTGCTTATACAGACCCAGTACAGATAATAGAACGGGATGAAGGTGACAAGATTAAGGCAGTGCGTTACGAATATCCCAAACAAGCAGACTATATAATTCGCGATGTATTGCCACTTTTGGAAGCGGCTGGAGTGCAGTTAGTATTTTTTGGGCATTCGCATTTATGGAATCGCTTTTATAGTTCTTCGGGAATGCACTTTATAGAAACTTCTAATGTCGGTAACTCCTATGGTGCTGCTTATGGAGATAAAAAGCGCAAGAACTTACCACTTTGGCATAGTCAAGATTACATAGCAATTGGCGATCCATATGGTTTAGAACCAGTAGTGCCAACAATTGCGCCGATATTAAATGATGATGGGCAACCGATGCCGTATATTTCCAGTAATGACATCACAGCTTTCAGCATTTTTGATACGGCTACAGGTACAGTAAGTAGCTATCGTTTTGATACGCGCAAGCCGGATGGGGAAGTGATTAAATTTGATGAGTTTAAGTTGAATTGA
- a CDS encoding transposase — translation MLVLEVKLKGKQSQYNSIDEAIRTALFIRNKALRHWMDNKDVGKNDLQKLCAVLAKEFDFANKLNSMARQASADRAWSAIKRFYDNCKAKKAGKKGFPRFKKRGHSVEYKTTGYKLSADKKHIIFTDDLNIGKLKLIGTRELSFYSVKQIKRVRIVKRADGYYCQFCVDVERKEQHQHNGNQVGIDVGLEFFYTDSNGRTVDNPRLMRKAEKSLKRKQRQVSKSKKGSLNRRKAVKRLAKKHLKVSRQRKDFAVKTARALVQSNDLVVYEDLQVKNMVKNHHLAKSICDASWSLFTDWVDYYTKVFDTWSIAVAPHYTSQDCSVCGTRVKKSLSTRTHKCTNCGTVMHRDHNAAKQILAKGLKSTVGHTESKASGQNDLYLGGETPLDKLAG, via the coding sequence ATGCTAGTTTTAGAAGTTAAGTTAAAAGGTAAACAAAGTCAGTACAACTCAATAGATGAAGCCATTAGGACTGCTCTGTTTATCCGTAACAAGGCTCTAAGACATTGGATGGATAACAAAGATGTTGGCAAGAACGACCTTCAAAAGCTTTGTGCTGTTTTAGCTAAAGAATTTGATTTTGCCAACAAGCTTAACTCTATGGCACGTCAAGCTTCTGCTGATAGAGCTTGGTCAGCAATTAAGCGTTTTTATGATAATTGCAAAGCTAAAAAGGCTGGTAAAAAAGGGTTTCCACGATTCAAAAAGCGTGGACATTCTGTAGAGTATAAAACCACAGGATACAAGCTTTCTGCTGACAAAAAACACATTATATTCACTGATGACTTGAATATTGGCAAGCTCAAGTTAATTGGTACTCGTGAATTAAGTTTCTACTCTGTTAAGCAGATTAAGCGTGTCAGAATAGTTAAGCGTGCTGATGGTTATTATTGTCAATTCTGTGTTGACGTTGAACGTAAAGAACAGCATCAACACAATGGTAATCAAGTTGGAATTGATGTGGGTTTAGAGTTTTTCTACACTGATTCTAATGGTAGAACAGTAGATAATCCTAGACTGATGCGTAAAGCTGAGAAGTCTTTAAAACGCAAACAACGTCAAGTTTCAAAAAGTAAAAAAGGTTCGCTTAATCGTCGTAAAGCTGTTAAGAGATTAGCTAAGAAGCACCTCAAGGTAAGTAGACAGCGTAAAGATTTTGCAGTTAAGACTGCAAGAGCGCTTGTCCAATCTAACGACTTGGTAGTCTATGAGGACTTGCAGGTGAAGAATATGGTCAAGAACCATCATCTAGCTAAATCTATCTGTGATGCATCATGGTCATTGTTTACTGATTGGGTGGACTACTACACCAAAGTTTTTGATACTTGGTCGATCGCAGTTGCACCCCACTACACTAGTCAAGACTGTTCTGTTTGCGGGACACGAGTTAAAAAATCGTTGTCTACTCGTACCCACAAATGCACAAATTGTGGAACAGTCATGCACCGTGACCACAATGCCGCTAAACAAATATTGGCGAAAGGATTAAAAAGTACCGTAGGGCATACGGAATCTAAAGCTTCTGGACAGAACGACCTCTATCTAGGTGGGGAAACTCCTCTAGACAAGTTGGCTGGATGA
- the tnpA gene encoding IS200/IS605 family transposase — MHDKYRHKTTSVTLINYHFVWIPKRRKKVLVGDVAKRLEELLYEKTKELDCEIIALEIMEDHVHLFLCCPPTLAPDQIMFRLKGYTSRVLRQEFPHLLKLPSMWTRSYFCSTVGDASSETIKRYIATQKTR, encoded by the coding sequence ATGCATGACAAATATCGACATAAAACAACATCTGTTACTTTAATTAACTATCACTTTGTTTGGATTCCTAAAAGACGGAAAAAAGTTCTTGTTGGAGATGTGGCTAAACGACTTGAAGAATTGTTGTATGAAAAAACAAAAGAACTAGATTGTGAAATCATAGCTCTTGAAATCATGGAAGACCATGTACATCTATTTCTTTGTTGTCCGCCTACTTTAGCACCAGACCAAATAATGTTTAGGCTAAAAGGTTATACTTCAAGAGTACTCAGACAAGAATTTCCACACTTGTTAAAACTTCCTTCGATGTGGACTAGAAGTTATTTTTGTAGCACTGTTGGAGATGCTTCTAGTGAAACAATTAAAAGGTATATTGCCACTCAAAAAACAAGATAG
- a CDS encoding GAF domain-containing protein has product MVINHKKDYARQKDLKTLLDQKKILRQIPVGVMLLGAKAEILFCNDIGCKLLQRSEQELLGTTAFAHTWQITQADNTTFANPNLLLSRQENLILGISDRTNSERIWLLVNTQPQDDTEQVICTFSNIIERQSCELILRHTHNRLEQQNQVLLSLAKSRNLAQGDLNAALDKITEAAATTLGLERVSVWHYNSDRSKIHCLNLYEKTPNRHSCGLEIRAVDYPAYFQALEAERSIAADDAYTDPRTCEFGTAYLPAVGVTSMLDAPIWMEGEMVGVVCHEYTGGVRHWTLEEQNFAGCIADLVTLAIEANQRQKAESERKQTEVALAKREHYLATLVEAQRRLLADDTAGNCYAHILELLGQASGASRVYLFENHQNETGCLLSSQRAEWCAKDVKLEIDKPKLQNVSLQKVLPRWAEVLGKGEIIAGIVAEFPESEREIIACQEILSILLLPLTVNNKFWGFIGFDNRMEARAWDALEVDMLAAAVAAVALHQERALAEKALSEAKDELEMQVDKRTKALKDANEQLLVEIVERSSVERALQAAVQVAQKHSLELQQALENLKNTQTQLVQSEKMSSLGQMVAGIAHEINNPINFIVGNLAHAEQYISSLIDMLHLYQENYPQPVSTIVERSQDIDFDFVVMDLPKLLESMQAGAKRISNIVLSLRNFSRLDEAEMKRVNLHEGIDSTLLILQHRLKDNLRHPQIEIIKEYGDLPAVECYPGKLNQVFMNILNNAIDALEGLGTKDWGLGRGGGGRGRETDKEDREDGGEKNSLYSASPHALLQTSHTSQSPVPNTQYQVPQIRIRTEIASPGRVRVKIADNGAGMSEQVKARIFDPFFTTKPVGSGVGLGLSVSYQIVVENHKGVLSCTSTPEQGAEFIIEIPIRQTSAV; this is encoded by the coding sequence ATGGTAATAAATCATAAAAAAGATTACGCTCGTCAGAAAGACTTAAAGACTTTATTAGATCAAAAAAAAATCTTACGCCAAATACCTGTAGGGGTAATGCTATTGGGAGCAAAGGCAGAAATTTTATTTTGTAATGACATAGGTTGTAAATTGCTACAACGTTCAGAACAAGAATTATTGGGAACTACTGCTTTTGCCCATACCTGGCAAATTACCCAAGCAGACAATACAACTTTTGCTAACCCCAATCTACTACTTTCTCGACAAGAAAATCTGATTTTGGGTATTTCTGATCGCACTAACAGTGAACGGATTTGGTTGCTAGTGAATACGCAACCTCAGGATGATACAGAACAGGTAATTTGTACCTTTAGTAATATTATTGAACGGCAAAGCTGCGAATTAATCCTGCGTCACACCCACAATCGCTTAGAACAGCAAAATCAGGTGCTTTTGTCACTGGCAAAAAGTAGAAATTTGGCACAAGGCGATTTAAATGCCGCTTTAGACAAAATTACCGAAGCCGCCGCCACCACTCTTGGATTAGAACGTGTAAGTGTGTGGCACTACAATAGCGATCGCTCCAAAATTCACTGCCTCAACCTCTACGAGAAAACCCCTAATCGTCATAGCTGTGGATTAGAAATAAGGGCAGTTGACTATCCAGCATACTTCCAGGCTCTGGAAGCAGAGCGTAGCATTGCTGCCGATGACGCCTATACAGATCCGCGTACCTGTGAATTTGGCACAGCATATCTGCCCGCCGTTGGTGTTACATCTATGTTAGATGCACCAATTTGGATGGAAGGTGAAATGGTAGGCGTTGTCTGCCATGAATATACAGGTGGTGTGCGCCATTGGACTTTAGAAGAACAAAACTTCGCAGGTTGTATAGCAGACTTAGTAACTTTAGCGATTGAAGCAAACCAACGTCAAAAAGCTGAATCGGAACGTAAACAAACTGAAGTTGCTTTGGCGAAGCGGGAACATTACCTGGCAACACTGGTAGAAGCACAGCGACGGTTGCTGGCTGATGATACTGCTGGAAATTGTTATGCACACATCTTAGAATTACTTGGACAAGCATCAGGAGCAAGCCGCGTTTACTTGTTTGAGAACCACCAAAACGAAACAGGATGCTTACTTAGCAGTCAGCGTGCCGAGTGGTGTGCAAAAGACGTCAAACTAGAAATAGATAAACCCAAACTGCAAAACGTATCCTTGCAAAAAGTGCTTCCCCGTTGGGCAGAAGTTTTAGGAAAGGGTGAAATCATTGCAGGTATAGTCGCTGAATTTCCAGAATCAGAACGAGAAATTATTGCCTGCCAAGAAATTCTTTCTATCCTGCTTTTACCTTTAACTGTAAATAACAAATTTTGGGGTTTTATAGGCTTTGACAATCGTATGGAAGCACGTGCTTGGGATGCTTTAGAAGTAGATATGTTAGCAGCAGCAGTAGCAGCAGTAGCTTTGCACCAAGAACGAGCATTGGCAGAAAAAGCCCTGTCTGAGGCTAAAGATGAACTAGAAATGCAAGTTGACAAGCGGACAAAGGCTTTAAAAGATGCAAATGAACAATTATTAGTGGAAATTGTCGAACGCTCCTCTGTCGAACGCGCCCTGCAAGCAGCAGTTCAAGTGGCACAAAAGCACAGTTTAGAGTTACAGCAAGCCTTAGAAAACCTCAAAAATACTCAAACTCAGCTTGTGCAAAGCGAAAAAATGTCTTCTCTTGGTCAGATGGTAGCTGGTATTGCTCATGAAATCAACAATCCCATCAATTTTATTGTTGGTAACTTGGCACACGCCGAGCAATATATATCCAGCTTAATTGATATGTTGCACCTGTATCAAGAAAATTATCCTCAACCAGTCTCGACAATTGTTGAGCGATCGCAAGACATAGATTTTGACTTTGTAGTAATGGATCTGCCAAAGCTTTTAGAATCTATGCAAGCTGGTGCTAAACGTATTAGTAATATCGTCCTGTCTTTAAGAAACTTCTCGCGTCTTGACGAAGCGGAGATGAAACGAGTTAATCTGCATGAAGGCATTGACAGTACCTTATTAATTTTGCAGCACCGACTCAAAGATAATCTTCGCCATCCTCAAATTGAAATTATTAAAGAATACGGCGACTTGCCTGCTGTTGAGTGCTATCCAGGCAAGCTCAACCAAGTCTTTATGAATATTCTTAATAATGCAATTGATGCATTAGAGGGATTAGGGACTAAAGACTGGGGATTAGGAAGAGGAGGAGGGGGGAGAGGGAGAGAAACAGATAAGGAAGATAGGGAAGATGGGGGAGAGAAAAACTCCCTATACTCCGCTTCTCCCCACGCCCTTCTTCAAACTTCTCACACTTCCCAATCACCAGTACCCAATACCCAATACCAAGTTCCACAAATTCGTATTCGTACAGAAATTGCTTCTCCGGGTAGAGTTCGTGTCAAAATAGCTGATAATGGGGCTGGAATGAGCGAACAAGTCAAAGCACGAATATTCGATCCGTTTTTTACTACAAAACCCGTGGGTAGTGGTGTTGGCTTGGGATTATCGGTTAGTTACCAAATTGTTGTCGAAAATCACAAAGGTGTTTTGAGCTGCACTTCAACACCAGAGCAAGGAGCAGAATTTATAATTGAAATTCCGATTCGGCAGACAAGTGCTGTTTAG
- the sbcC gene encoding exonuclease subunit SbcC, whose protein sequence is MIPVQLILKNFLSYRDTTLDFRGLHTACICGSNGAGKSSLLEAITWAIWGESRAASEDDVIHTGTKEVRVDFTFKTSGQQTYRVIRTRARGGSSVLEFQIETPNGFRSLTGKGVRATQDMILQHIKLDYDTFINSAYLRQGRADEFMLKRPSERKEILAELLKLNQYDQLEERAKELSRQFKAKAEELERSLESMKTQLQQQDAIAQKRAELENELERLQQVQAFENVQLQSLQVVQHQRQNWEEQLNFVRQQYQNLTGDCDRLEQEQASSRSQLSLLEELLTQEPQIKAGYAQYQSLQTQEEAMSAKFAEYTRAVATRQQKQQQLTKQIHDLERQQQQAQAQLEALQQQQQEIQQTLSKSGEVEAALAQLAAARQHLAQLDGLQMQVAPLLQQRATLQSQIDRTHAGLVARLEQLEATQNQLQLSRRRQPQLQQAVMEVAVKIEELEKKRVYLQRVQEKGQERRHFIERLQAHQRDFERLLGELEQKLQMLQTPNAICPLCERPLDEHHWNRVVDKTKTEYKDTEEQLWVVREQMAVSDREIQVLRQEYREISQLLSPYDGLREQRGQLAAQLQATTDVEQQIQQITTEKQQLERSLQIGDYAHHKQAELHELEQYLQQLNYNEQDHALARNEVERWRWAEIKQGQIKDATKRKAQIAARQPELEAQIAQLQVTIGQAAYDSECAKEIAALDRYISELGYDTEQHNNLRTSVRQAQAWQLRHQQLQTAQQQYPQIQTRAQELEVALQARWVERQKLKHQIDSIVHQLQETANPIAQIQTLEQQLAIRRRQLDEQLAQVGRLEQMAHQLEVVKNQYAQQQQQLQEVKHQYRTYQELAQAFGKNGIQTLMIENVLPQLEAETNQLLSRLSANQLHVQFVTQKAGRSGKSTKKNSKLIDTLDILIADARGTRAYETYSGGEAFRINFAIRLALAKLLAQRAGAALQMLIVDEGFGTQDNEGCDRLIAAINAIAPDFACILTVTHMPHLKEAFAARIEVNKTQQGSQLRLLV, encoded by the coding sequence ATGATTCCAGTACAACTCATCCTGAAAAACTTCCTCAGTTATCGTGATACGACTTTAGATTTTCGCGGATTGCATACTGCTTGTATTTGTGGATCCAATGGCGCGGGTAAATCTTCTTTGTTGGAAGCTATTACCTGGGCAATTTGGGGAGAAAGCAGAGCTGCTTCTGAAGATGATGTCATCCACACTGGTACAAAAGAAGTGCGGGTAGATTTCACCTTCAAAACAAGCGGGCAACAAACTTATCGAGTTATTCGCACCAGAGCGCGGGGTGGTAGTAGTGTTCTGGAATTTCAAATCGAAACGCCAAATGGTTTTCGTTCGCTCACTGGCAAAGGTGTCAGAGCGACGCAAGACATGATATTACAACATATAAAACTCGATTACGATACTTTTATTAATTCTGCTTACTTGCGTCAAGGTCGTGCAGATGAATTTATGCTCAAGCGCCCCAGCGAGCGCAAAGAAATATTAGCAGAGTTATTGAAACTTAATCAATATGATCAATTAGAAGAACGGGCAAAAGAATTATCGCGTCAGTTTAAAGCCAAAGCCGAAGAGTTAGAGCGTTCTTTAGAGTCGATGAAAACTCAACTGCAACAACAAGATGCGATCGCCCAAAAACGTGCTGAGTTAGAAAACGAACTGGAGCGGTTGCAACAGGTACAAGCTTTTGAAAATGTCCAATTACAAAGTTTGCAAGTTGTACAGCACCAACGCCAAAATTGGGAAGAGCAACTGAATTTTGTTAGACAACAATACCAAAATCTGACAGGAGATTGCGATCGCCTCGAACAAGAGCAAGCCAGCTCAAGAAGTCAGCTATCTTTGTTAGAAGAGTTATTAACTCAAGAACCCCAAATCAAAGCTGGATACGCTCAGTATCAAAGTCTGCAAACTCAAGAAGAAGCCATGAGCGCTAAATTTGCAGAATATACCCGTGCTGTTGCAACTCGTCAGCAAAAACAGCAACAGCTTACTAAACAAATTCACGATTTGGAACGGCAACAGCAACAAGCACAGGCGCAGTTGGAAGCTTTACAACAACAACAACAAGAAATTCAGCAAACTCTGAGCAAGTCAGGGGAAGTAGAAGCAGCTTTGGCACAATTAGCAGCAGCACGTCAGCATCTTGCTCAACTAGATGGGTTACAAATGCAAGTTGCTCCTTTGTTACAACAAAGGGCAACCTTACAAAGCCAAATAGATAGAACTCATGCCGGATTGGTAGCACGATTAGAGCAACTAGAAGCGACACAGAATCAATTGCAACTTTCACGGCGGCGTCAACCGCAACTACAACAAGCGGTAATGGAAGTAGCAGTAAAGATTGAGGAATTGGAGAAAAAGCGGGTATATTTGCAACGAGTTCAAGAAAAAGGACAGGAAAGGCGTCACTTTATTGAAAGATTGCAAGCTCACCAACGGGATTTTGAAAGGCTGTTGGGAGAATTAGAGCAAAAATTGCAAATGCTTCAGACTCCGAATGCTATTTGTCCTTTGTGTGAACGTCCTTTGGATGAACATCACTGGAATCGTGTGGTAGACAAAACTAAGACTGAGTATAAGGATACGGAAGAGCAGTTGTGGGTAGTGCGCGAACAAATGGCTGTTTCAGATCGGGAAATTCAGGTACTCAGGCAGGAATATCGGGAGATATCTCAGTTACTATCTCCTTATGATGGATTGCGCGAACAAAGGGGACAATTGGCAGCCCAGTTGCAAGCCACCACTGATGTCGAACAGCAAATACAACAGATTACCACAGAAAAGCAACAACTAGAGCGATCGCTACAAATTGGAGATTACGCTCATCATAAACAAGCCGAACTCCATGAGCTAGAACAATATCTGCAACAACTAAACTACAATGAACAAGACCATGCCCTAGCTCGTAATGAAGTGGAACGTTGGCGTTGGGCAGAAATTAAGCAAGGGCAGATTAAAGATGCAACTAAGCGAAAAGCACAAATTGCAGCACGTCAACCTGAACTAGAAGCACAAATTGCCCAATTGCAAGTCACCATTGGGCAGGCGGCATATGATTCTGAGTGTGCCAAAGAAATTGCAGCCTTAGATCGCTACATCAGTGAACTTGGTTACGATACAGAACAGCATAATAATCTACGAACCTCAGTCCGTCAAGCCCAAGCTTGGCAGTTGCGCCATCAACAACTACAAACTGCGCAACAACAATATCCACAAATTCAGACAAGAGCGCAAGAATTAGAGGTGGCTTTGCAAGCAAGATGGGTGGAACGGCAAAAACTCAAACATCAAATTGACAGTATCGTTCATCAACTCCAAGAAACTGCCAACCCGATCGCCCAAATTCAAACTTTAGAACAGCAGCTAGCAATTCGCAGACGCCAACTCGACGAACAACTCGCCCAAGTCGGGCGTTTAGAGCAGATGGCGCACCAGTTGGAAGTTGTCAAGAATCAATACGCACAACAGCAACAACAACTGCAAGAAGTCAAGCACCAATATCGTACTTATCAGGAATTAGCACAGGCATTTGGTAAAAACGGCATCCAGACACTGATGATTGAAAATGTCTTACCCCAACTAGAAGCGGAGACAAATCAACTACTTTCGCGCCTGAGTGCAAATCAGCTACACGTACAATTTGTCACTCAAAAAGCTGGACGTAGCGGTAAATCTACTAAGAAAAATAGTAAGTTGATTGATACTTTAGATATTTTGATTGCTGATGCTAGAGGCACACGAGCTTATGAAACTTACTCTGGTGGAGAAGCGTTTAGAATTAACTTTGCCATTCGTTTAGCCTTAGCAAAATTATTGGCACAAAGAGCAGGAGCGGCATTGCAAATGTTAATTGTAGACGAAGGCTTTGGTACCCAAGATAACGAAGGATGCGATCGCCTGATTGCAGCAATTAATGCGATCGCCCCCGATTTTGCCTGCATCCTCACTGTTACCCATATGCCCCATCTCAAAGAAGCTTTTGCTGCCCGCATAGAAGTTAATAAAACTCAGCAAGGATCACAGTTGCGTCTATTAGTTTAA
- a CDS encoding conjugal transfer protein TrbI, producing the protein MNRLLYWKSGTAAVMAMAITTGTIVPLFAPVGANAQTPELFNRSRVTSQSRTVSIPRGVRIPVTYEKDRILVTPNETSSLKLIVARNIVDNNRNLLIPEGTEIEGQLQPATARNGEKGSRFVARELVFRDGRRQSIDATSQIVTTKETIKKGANTGTILTDAAIGAGAASVISLITGNRRIEVLEPIAGGAAGALASVLLRRREVEVVSIDPQRDLDLTLESNLLLSRY; encoded by the coding sequence ATGAATCGCTTACTATACTGGAAATCAGGAACTGCCGCAGTCATGGCAATGGCAATCACTACAGGTACAATTGTGCCTTTGTTTGCCCCCGTTGGTGCTAATGCACAAACACCAGAACTTTTTAATCGCAGTCGAGTTACAAGTCAATCAAGAACAGTTTCAATTCCTCGTGGAGTTAGAATTCCTGTTACCTACGAAAAAGATAGAATTCTAGTAACTCCTAATGAAACATCATCTTTAAAATTGATAGTTGCAAGAAATATTGTAGATAACAATCGCAATCTTTTAATTCCAGAAGGAACAGAAATTGAAGGACAACTGCAACCTGCAACTGCTAGAAATGGTGAAAAAGGTTCTCGATTTGTAGCAAGAGAACTAGTTTTTCGTGATGGCAGGCGGCAATCTATAGATGCAACTTCTCAAATAGTTACTACCAAAGAAACGATTAAGAAAGGAGCTAACACAGGGACAATATTAACAGACGCTGCTATTGGTGCAGGTGCTGCTAGTGTCATTTCACTAATTACAGGTAACCGCAGAATAGAAGTTCTAGAACCTATAGCGGGTGGTGCTGCTGGCGCTTTAGCAAGTGTTCTGCTGCGAAGAAGAGAAGTGGAAGTTGTTTCTATCGATCCTCAAAGAGATTTGGATTTGACTTTAGAATCCAATTTGCTTCTATCCCGCTATTAG